A window of the Thermoleophilia bacterium SCSIO 60948 genome harbors these coding sequences:
- a CDS encoding DUF892 family protein: MNSRQKMVQYLSEAHATEQALTRTLQAHIAMTPQGEYRDGLERHLTETESHAERTAGRLEELGSGRGVIELGVGLVRGLVGQTLALAKGPLDVLRGASGEEKLLKNAKDECATEALEIATYEALEYFARRIGDEKTAELAADIRADEERMLSRLREQLPKLVDAVVRSELEGEKVYEVKTTGAAQTARSAGRRAESTAKTAQRTARRGASKAESGGRKVARQARRAPGVARAEGEVKVAVAGAGDLPVANYDSLTAEEISQRVSDLSQVELGKVDAYERKNDARSTVLDRIASLRGDEPWAGYDEQNVEEIRKALSGASEEKAASAVAYERRHKARRGVLEAAESKAGAPS; encoded by the coding sequence ATGAATTCACGCCAGAAGATGGTTCAGTACCTGAGCGAGGCCCACGCCACCGAGCAGGCCCTCACCCGGACCCTCCAAGCCCACATCGCCATGACCCCGCAGGGCGAATATCGCGACGGCCTCGAGCGCCACCTGACCGAGACCGAGTCGCACGCCGAGCGCACCGCCGGTCGGCTCGAGGAGCTCGGCAGCGGCCGTGGCGTGATCGAGCTCGGCGTCGGGCTCGTCCGGGGCCTCGTCGGACAGACCCTGGCGCTCGCGAAGGGCCCTCTGGACGTCCTGCGTGGCGCGAGCGGCGAGGAGAAGCTGCTCAAGAACGCCAAGGACGAGTGCGCCACCGAGGCGCTCGAGATCGCGACCTACGAGGCGCTGGAGTATTTCGCGCGCCGCATCGGCGACGAGAAGACCGCCGAGCTGGCAGCCGACATCCGTGCCGACGAGGAGCGGATGCTCTCCCGCCTGCGCGAGCAGCTGCCGAAGCTGGTCGACGCCGTCGTCCGATCCGAGCTCGAGGGTGAGAAGGTCTACGAGGTCAAGACGACCGGCGCCGCTCAGACCGCCCGCAGCGCGGGTCGCCGTGCTGAATCGACGGCGAAGACGGCGCAGCGAACCGCGCGCCGTGGTGCCTCGAAGGCGGAGTCCGGCGGTCGCAAGGTCGCTCGCCAGGCGCGACGCGCACCGGGCGTGGCCCGGGCCGAGGGCGAGGTCAAGGTAGCGGTCGCGGGCGCAGGCGACCTCCCGGTCGCGAACTACGACTCGCTGACCGCCGAGGAGATCTCGCAGCGCGTGTCCGATCTCTCGCAGGTCGAGCTCGGCAAGGTCGACGCCTACGAGCGCAAGAACGATGCGCGGAGCACCGTCCTCGACCGGATCGCCTCGCTGCGCGGAGACGAGCCGTGGGCCGGCTACGACGAGCAGAACGTCGAGGAGATCCGCAAGGCACTCTCAGGCGCGAGCGAGGAGAAGGCGGCTTCGGCGGTCGCCTACGAGCGCCGCCACAAGGCGCGTCGCGGCGTCCTCGAGGCAGCCGAGTCCAAGGCCGGCGCCCCGAGCTGA
- the trpS gene encoding tryptophan--tRNA ligase encodes MADLRIFSGIQPTGRKHLGNYIGAIRRYVASQDRGESLFCIVDLHATTVPYEPAELRSSVHDMAALLFAAGLDPERAVVFRQSDVTAHSELQWLLQASTSWGDLNRMHQWKTKREQLEAQPGAFVSAGVFTYPVLMAADVLAYRATEVPVGDDQRQHVELMRDIAERFNERFGETLVVPEHRIPAVGARIMDLQRPEAKMSTTGGTEQGTVAVLDEPNRVAKKIRSAVTDSGTEVRRGADKPGITNLIEILAAVREADPESVESEFAGARYGEFKTAVADEVVEYLRPVREGYEALRGDETELERLLALGAERARAIAAPVVDDVREAMGVGPPR; translated from the coding sequence ATGGCTGACCTCAGGATCTTCAGCGGAATCCAGCCGACGGGGCGAAAGCACCTCGGCAACTACATCGGCGCGATCCGCCGCTACGTGGCCTCGCAGGACCGGGGCGAGTCGCTCTTTTGCATCGTCGACCTCCACGCGACGACGGTGCCCTACGAGCCGGCCGAGCTGCGCTCCTCCGTCCACGACATGGCGGCGCTGCTGTTCGCGGCGGGGCTGGACCCCGAGCGCGCGGTCGTCTTCCGCCAGAGCGACGTGACCGCGCACTCCGAGCTGCAGTGGCTGCTCCAGGCGTCGACGTCGTGGGGCGACCTGAACCGCATGCACCAGTGGAAGACCAAGCGCGAGCAGCTCGAAGCCCAGCCCGGCGCCTTCGTGTCCGCCGGGGTCTTCACCTATCCCGTCCTGATGGCGGCCGACGTGCTCGCCTACAGGGCGACCGAGGTTCCCGTCGGCGACGATCAGCGCCAGCACGTCGAGCTGATGCGCGACATAGCCGAGCGCTTCAACGAGCGCTTCGGCGAGACCCTGGTGGTACCCGAGCACCGGATCCCGGCCGTCGGCGCGCGGATCATGGACCTCCAGCGCCCGGAGGCGAAGATGTCGACGACGGGCGGGACGGAGCAGGGCACCGTCGCGGTCCTCGACGAACCGAACCGGGTCGCGAAGAAGATCCGCAGCGCGGTGACCGACTCCGGAACCGAGGTTCGCCGCGGCGCCGACAAGCCCGGGATCACGAACCTGATCGAGATCCTCGCCGCCGTCCGTGAGGCCGACCCCGAGAGCGTCGAGTCCGAGTTCGCGGGCGCGCGCTACGGCGAGTTCAAGACCGCCGTCGCCGACGAGGTCGTCGAGTACCTGCGCCCGGTCCGCGAGGGCTATGAGGCGCTTCGGGGCGACGAGACCGAGCTCGAGCGGCTGCTGGCCCTCGGCGCGGAGCGCGCCCGGGCGATCGCCGCCCCGGTCGTCGACGACGTGCGCGAGGCGATGGGGGTCGGGCCGCCGCGCTGA
- a CDS encoding segregation/condensation protein A — translation MVSELDLDLDVFAGPFDLLLAVVLREEIDLAEVDLAEIVVTYVDHLEEAGELDLEAATEFLVLIASLLELKSRLLLPAEEEEEAELQPEEAADELLARMLEYQRYRNAAEHMRDLHADGRPYLYRSAPLPPELRRVAFEAVKPVYAPSRLAQAIGDLLREPERPDLSHIRPTVSLQARLGVLRSLLRGSSRVDFDEEFGSEDRLTQAVTLFALLEMHKRGEATWEQGSTFGRIAIVPAGDAGAAKGPRFGGEAAGG, via the coding sequence ATGGTCTCCGAGCTCGACCTCGATCTCGACGTCTTCGCGGGTCCCTTCGACCTGTTGCTCGCCGTCGTACTGCGCGAGGAGATCGACCTCGCCGAGGTCGATCTGGCGGAGATCGTCGTCACCTACGTCGATCACCTCGAGGAGGCCGGCGAACTCGACCTCGAGGCGGCGACCGAGTTCCTCGTCCTGATCGCCTCGCTGCTCGAGCTGAAGTCTCGCCTGCTGCTTCCGGCCGAGGAAGAGGAGGAAGCCGAGCTCCAACCCGAAGAGGCCGCCGACGAGCTGCTCGCGCGGATGCTCGAGTACCAGCGCTACCGCAACGCTGCCGAGCACATGCGAGACCTTCACGCTGACGGCCGGCCCTACCTCTACCGCTCGGCTCCGCTCCCACCGGAACTTCGCCGCGTCGCCTTCGAGGCCGTCAAGCCGGTCTACGCGCCGTCGCGTCTCGCACAGGCGATCGGCGACCTGCTGCGAGAGCCCGAGCGCCCGGACCTCTCGCACATCCGCCCGACGGTCTCCCTCCAGGCGCGCCTCGGGGTCCTGCGCTCGCTGCTCCGCGGCTCGAGCCGCGTCGACTTCGACGAGGAATTCGGTTCGGAGGACCGCCTGACGCAGGCCGTCACGTTGTTCGCCCTGCTCGAGATGCACAAGCGCGGTGAGGCGACCTGGGAGCAGGGTTCGACCTTCGGCCGGATCGCGATCGTCCCCGCCGGCGATGCGGGAGCGGCGAAGGGTCCGAGGTTCGGTGGGGAGGCGGCCGGTGGCTGA
- the scpB gene encoding SMC-Scp complex subunit ScpB, with the protein MRERRRVRGSVGRRPVADGLEIVAAPLERIVEALLFLSPDPVSVADLAEACESTEAEIDRSLDQLSGTLRTGRRGLILRQVAGGWTLASDPAAEAAARRLLAKPRTPPLTQAQAETLAIVAYLQPVSRPEVARIRGVSSESGVNSLIERGLIEESGRSRFGAAIYRTTPLFERSFGLEGLDALPDPASFDPSPEDESELRERLLRAGEQRAGG; encoded by the coding sequence ATGCGGGAGCGGCGAAGGGTCCGAGGTTCGGTGGGGAGGCGGCCGGTGGCTGACGGGCTCGAGATCGTCGCGGCCCCGCTCGAGCGGATCGTCGAGGCGCTGCTCTTCCTCTCTCCTGACCCGGTCTCGGTCGCCGACCTCGCCGAGGCGTGCGAGTCGACCGAGGCCGAGATCGATCGCTCCCTCGACCAGCTCTCGGGCACGCTTCGCACCGGGCGCCGCGGCCTGATCCTGCGCCAGGTCGCAGGCGGCTGGACACTCGCCTCGGACCCCGCGGCTGAGGCGGCGGCGCGGCGCCTGCTCGCGAAGCCCCGGACCCCGCCGCTCACCCAGGCCCAGGCCGAGACGCTCGCGATCGTCGCCTACCTGCAGCCGGTCTCGCGGCCCGAAGTGGCGCGGATCCGCGGCGTCTCGTCGGAGTCCGGCGTCAACTCGCTGATCGAGCGCGGCCTGATCGAGGAGTCGGGGCGGTCGCGATTCGGGGCGGCGATCTACCGCACGACACCGCTGTTCGAGCGCAGCTTCGGACTCGAGGGCCTCGACGCGCTTCCCGACCCCGCGAGCTTCGACCCCTCGCCCGAGGACGAGTCCGAGCTGCGCGAGCGCCTCCTGAGGGCCGGGGAGCAACGAGCGGGCGGCTGA
- a CDS encoding rRNA pseudouridine synthase codes for MRLARFLAHGGVASRRASERLIADGRVRVGGSVVTDPALDVDETSAVEVDGVPVAAEPREVWLLNKPSGVVSTASEPGSRRAVVELVPSSLRLYPVGRLDAESTGLILLTNDGELANRLMHPRYEIPRTYRIRFAKPISDESITRLATGVELEDGLTLPAKARRVSPRVVELTLREGRNRQVRRMGEAVGNRVDELRRIRFAGLSLGDLGEGRARKLKATEVERLWQDRRSPKR; via the coding sequence ATGCGGCTCGCTCGATTTCTCGCCCACGGCGGTGTTGCCAGCCGCCGCGCCTCCGAGCGCTTGATCGCCGACGGGCGGGTCCGGGTCGGAGGGTCGGTCGTGACCGATCCGGCGCTCGACGTCGACGAGACGAGCGCGGTCGAGGTCGACGGGGTCCCGGTCGCGGCGGAGCCGCGCGAGGTCTGGCTGCTGAACAAGCCTTCGGGCGTCGTCTCGACCGCGAGCGAGCCGGGCAGCCGCCGGGCGGTCGTGGAGCTCGTGCCGTCGAGCCTGCGCCTCTACCCGGTCGGGCGGCTCGACGCCGAATCGACCGGCCTGATCCTGTTGACGAACGACGGCGAGCTGGCCAACCGCCTCATGCATCCGCGCTACGAGATCCCGCGCACCTACCGGATCCGGTTCGCCAAGCCGATCTCCGACGAGTCGATCACGCGCCTCGCCACCGGCGTCGAGCTCGAGGACGGCCTCACCCTGCCCGCGAAGGCGCGGCGGGTCTCGCCACGCGTTGTGGAGCTGACGCTTCGCGAGGGGCGCAACCGGCAGGTCCGCCGGATGGGCGAGGCTGTGGGCAACCGTGTCGACGAGCTGCGCCGGATCCGGTTCGCGGGTCTATCGCTCGGCGATCTGGGGGAGGGGCGGGCGCGCAAGCTGAAGGCGACGGAGGTCGAGCGGCTCTGGCAGGATCGCCGCTCGCCGAAGCGATGA
- the aroH gene encoding chorismate mutase, whose amino-acid sequence MTDDAATPTPDLGDHRLWALRGAVQSEANDSGSILAASAELVEALVARNDLDPDRVVSCIFTATEDLDAEFPAVAARRLGFDRVPLICAREIPVPGSMPRVVRSLMHYYGPADRPPSHVYLGATAALRADLTSAQ is encoded by the coding sequence ATGACCGACGACGCAGCGACACCCACCCCCGACCTCGGCGACCACCGCCTCTGGGCGCTGCGCGGCGCCGTGCAGTCCGAGGCGAACGACTCGGGCTCGATCCTGGCCGCGAGCGCCGAGCTGGTCGAGGCGCTCGTGGCGCGAAACGACCTCGACCCGGACCGAGTCGTCTCGTGCATCTTCACCGCGACCGAGGATCTCGACGCCGAGTTCCCCGCCGTCGCGGCGCGGCGGCTCGGGTTCGATCGCGTGCCGCTGATCTGCGCCCGCGAGATCCCGGTCCCGGGCTCGATGCCGCGCGTCGTCCGCTCGCTGATGCACTACTACGGCCCAGCGGATCGCCCGCCCTCGCACGTCTACCTGGGGGCCACTGCCGCGCTGCGCGCGGATCTGACCTCGGCGCAGTGA
- the hisC gene encoding histidinol-phosphate transaminase, protein MSTRFAKKLAEIPGYQAGVPQGKAPEAVKGEDIAQLASNESPHGPHPQVVEAIARAASASNRYPDPAATLLRRRLSERFEIPSAEIAVSNGSCEILLAASLALCEPGDEIVYAWPSFSIYPYMAPMSGAREVRVALTGDHEHDLDAMLTEITAATQIVVVCNPNNPTSTYIPVERIAAFLAEVPDYVTVILDEAYIEFQTGDDPDASLDLRKDFPNLVCLRTFSKCYGLAGLRVGYALCSPEFRNAVDAVRQPFSVNAVAQAAAAEAIRHQDDAFDRVEQTIIERVRVEEGVRALGLATADSQANFSWIDLGENDEAEIVNGLKERGVVVRAGTPLGGPGHIRVSYGSREHDDRFLAGMRELVRPAEQAPGGLRGLFGRR, encoded by the coding sequence ATGAGCACCCGGTTCGCAAAGAAGCTCGCCGAGATCCCCGGCTATCAGGCCGGCGTGCCGCAGGGCAAAGCGCCGGAGGCGGTGAAGGGCGAGGACATCGCCCAGCTCGCCTCGAACGAGTCGCCGCACGGCCCGCACCCGCAGGTCGTCGAGGCGATCGCGCGCGCGGCGAGCGCCTCGAACCGCTATCCCGACCCGGCCGCGACCCTGCTGCGCCGCCGCCTGTCCGAGCGCTTCGAGATCCCGAGCGCCGAGATCGCGGTCTCGAATGGGTCCTGCGAGATCCTCCTCGCCGCCTCGCTCGCTCTCTGCGAGCCCGGCGACGAGATCGTCTACGCCTGGCCTTCCTTCTCGATCTACCCGTACATGGCGCCGATGTCGGGCGCCCGAGAGGTCCGCGTCGCGCTGACCGGCGACCACGAGCACGACCTCGACGCGATGCTCACCGAGATAACCGCGGCGACGCAGATCGTCGTCGTATGCAATCCGAACAACCCGACCTCGACCTACATCCCGGTCGAGCGGATCGCCGCCTTCCTCGCCGAGGTGCCGGATTACGTCACGGTGATCCTCGACGAGGCCTACATCGAGTTCCAGACCGGCGACGACCCCGACGCCTCGCTCGATCTGCGCAAGGACTTCCCGAACCTCGTCTGCCTGCGGACGTTCTCCAAGTGCTACGGGCTCGCGGGCCTTCGCGTCGGCTACGCGCTCTGCTCGCCTGAGTTCCGAAACGCCGTCGATGCCGTCCGCCAGCCGTTCAGCGTCAACGCCGTCGCCCAGGCGGCGGCCGCCGAGGCGATCCGCCACCAGGACGACGCCTTCGACCGCGTCGAGCAGACGATCATCGAGCGCGTGCGGGTCGAGGAGGGCGTGCGCGCGCTCGGCCTGGCGACCGCGGACTCACAGGCGAACTTCTCCTGGATCGACCTCGGGGAGAACGACGAGGCCGAGATCGTCAACGGCCTCAAGGAGCGTGGCGTAGTCGTCCGCGCCGGCACGCCGCTCGGCGGCCCCGGCCACATCCGCGTCTCCTACGGCTCGCGCGAGCACGACGATCGCTTCCTCGCGGGCATGCGCGAACTCGTCAGGCCCGCCGAGCAGGCGCCGGGCGGATTGCGCGGCTTGTTCGGCCGTCGCTGA
- the aroF gene encoding 3-deoxy-7-phosphoheptulonate synthase, which produces MMIVMKEGASDEQIAYVAERVESVGCSAHVSKGERLTVIGALGGPEKVASLRLDGAPGVDHLVPITKPYKLASTQFRKGERSVIEIDGRKVGGDHFGLIAGPCTVESREQTLDVARAVSESGVTMFRGGAYKPRTSPYSFHGLGVEGLRLLAEAKAETGLPVVTELMDARDVADVVEVADVIQIGARNMQNYTLLSEVGRTGKPVLLKRGLAATLEELLMASEYVLKEDNPNVMLCERGIRTYETAYRFTLDLMAIPALKEMTHLPVIVDPSHAAGRRDWVEPMSLAAAAAGADGIIVETHNDPDNAICDGPQQIRSDEFAAYAQRVRSVVEVAGKELSAA; this is translated from the coding sequence ATGATGATCGTGATGAAAGAGGGGGCGAGCGACGAGCAGATCGCCTACGTCGCCGAACGGGTCGAGTCCGTCGGCTGCTCCGCCCACGTCTCCAAGGGGGAGCGACTGACGGTGATCGGCGCGCTCGGAGGCCCCGAGAAGGTCGCCTCGCTGCGGCTCGACGGAGCGCCGGGGGTCGATCACCTCGTGCCGATCACGAAGCCCTACAAGCTCGCCTCGACGCAGTTCCGCAAGGGTGAGCGAAGCGTCATCGAGATCGATGGCCGCAAGGTCGGTGGCGACCACTTCGGCCTGATCGCCGGGCCGTGCACGGTCGAGAGCCGCGAGCAGACGCTCGACGTCGCACGCGCCGTCTCCGAGTCGGGCGTGACGATGTTCCGCGGCGGCGCCTACAAGCCGCGCACCTCGCCGTACTCGTTCCACGGCCTCGGCGTCGAGGGACTGCGCCTGCTCGCCGAGGCGAAGGCCGAGACCGGCCTGCCGGTCGTCACCGAGCTGATGGACGCGCGCGACGTCGCCGACGTCGTCGAGGTCGCCGACGTGATCCAGATCGGCGCGCGCAACATGCAGAACTACACGCTGCTCTCCGAGGTCGGTCGGACCGGCAAGCCGGTGCTGCTCAAGCGCGGCCTCGCGGCGACGTTGGAGGAGCTGCTGATGGCGTCGGAGTACGTCCTCAAGGAGGACAACCCGAACGTGATGCTCTGCGAGCGCGGCATCCGCACCTACGAGACCGCCTACCGGTTCACGCTCGACCTGATGGCGATCCCGGCGCTCAAGGAGATGACCCACCTGCCGGTGATCGTCGATCCGAGCCATGCCGCGGGCCGGCGCGACTGGGTCGAGCCGATGTCGCTCGCGGCCGCCGCCGCCGGCGCCGACGGGATCATCGTCGAGACCCACAACGACCCGGACAACGCGATCTGCGACGGACCGCAGCAGATCCGAAGCGACGAGTTCGCCGCCTACGCCCAGCGCGTCCGCAGCGTCGTCGAGGTCGCGGGCAAGGAGCTCTCGGCCGCCTAG
- a CDS encoding prephenate dehydrogenase/arogenate dehydrogenase family protein, giving the protein MTRVAILGVGLIGGSVALAARERYGASVAGWDRDPAAADRGVELGVLDVAAGSIAEAAAGADLVVCAAPVAELPALCMAALDASDADSVVTDVGSTKREVVAACADHEGRERFVGGHPLAGAETAGVENARAGLFEGAAWYLTPSGDSGGITYDRLQRFVTRIGARPQAIEAESHDRVMASVSHVPHVIANALVAEAAAALGRESERLPEVGRSFRDTTRVAGANPAIWADIFAANSGPVADGVDAVAERLREAAELIRSRDRDEIAAWHRAALDARRSLLEGQLERGELREIRIVVANRPGTVAEIALALGRAGVNIEDMGLAPAADMRTGSISIWVTGERDVERTQAVAGELGHAVSVVGAGG; this is encoded by the coding sequence GTGACGCGAGTCGCCATCCTCGGCGTCGGGCTGATCGGCGGGTCGGTCGCCCTGGCGGCGCGCGAGCGCTACGGCGCTTCCGTCGCGGGCTGGGATCGCGACCCCGCCGCCGCCGACCGCGGGGTCGAGCTCGGTGTGCTCGATGTCGCCGCCGGCTCGATCGCCGAGGCCGCCGCCGGAGCCGACCTCGTCGTCTGCGCGGCGCCGGTCGCCGAACTGCCGGCGCTGTGCATGGCAGCGCTCGACGCCTCCGACGCCGACAGCGTCGTGACCGACGTCGGTTCGACCAAGCGCGAGGTCGTCGCCGCGTGTGCCGATCACGAGGGCCGCGAGCGATTCGTCGGCGGCCATCCGCTCGCCGGCGCGGAGACCGCCGGGGTCGAGAACGCGCGCGCGGGCCTGTTCGAGGGCGCGGCGTGGTACCTGACGCCGAGCGGCGATTCCGGCGGCATCACCTACGACCGCCTGCAGCGCTTCGTGACTCGGATCGGAGCGCGCCCGCAGGCGATCGAGGCCGAGTCCCACGACCGCGTCATGGCGAGCGTAAGCCACGTCCCGCATGTGATCGCAAACGCGCTCGTGGCCGAGGCCGCGGCCGCGCTCGGGCGCGAATCCGAGCGCCTGCCGGAGGTCGGTCGGAGCTTCCGCGACACGACCCGGGTGGCCGGCGCCAACCCGGCGATCTGGGCCGACATCTTCGCCGCCAACTCTGGACCCGTCGCCGACGGCGTCGACGCCGTCGCGGAGCGACTGCGCGAGGCCGCCGAGCTGATCCGCTCGCGCGACCGCGACGAGATCGCGGCCTGGCACCGCGCGGCCCTCGACGCCCGGCGCTCGCTGCTCGAGGGTCAACTCGAGCGCGGCGAGCTGCGCGAGATCAGGATCGTCGTCGCCAACCGCCCGGGCACGGTCGCGGAGATCGCACTCGCGCTCGGCCGCGCCGGCGTCAACATCGAGGACATGGGCCTGGCACCCGCGGCGGACATGCGAACCGGCTCGATCTCGATCTGGGTCACCGGCGAGCGCGACGTCGAGCGCACTCAGGCCGTCGCCGGCGAGCTCGGTCACGCCGTCTCGGTCGTCGGGGCCGGCGGGTGA
- the aroA gene encoding 3-phosphoshikimate 1-carboxyvinyltransferase, with translation MSTDGSRTARFEPGSLRGELSPPPDKSISHRAAIVGAMSTGKVEVRRYLESADTRSTLRAIEALGAHVEESESPLGGAIDVSIEGVGLRGARGGEPSEPLSIDVGNAGTLMRLLPGWLAGQPAGSWSLAGDDSIARRPVDRITRPLGAMGAELEARDGRLPPLVLSGTALRGIRYELPVASAQVKSCVLLAGLTAEGPTTVVEPVPTRDHTERMLRGAGVRVTARETGTGIAASGRLPGREIVLEPPERVELGAADVPGDLSSAAFALCGALIARRSDVVIEDVGLNPTRVGLLGILNRMGAVIEVVESVAGPEPIGRIRARTSALRGVRVGASEVALAIDELPLIALLGCFAEGATVVSGAEELRHKESDRIDTVVEAIGALGGRIEARPDGFKVEGTGGIDGGTMRSSGDHRLAMLGAVAGMASRDGVEVVGMDACEVSYPGFESDLAALVA, from the coding sequence GTGAGCACGGATGGGTCGCGCACGGCTCGGTTCGAGCCCGGCTCGCTGCGCGGCGAGCTATCGCCCCCGCCCGACAAGTCGATCTCGCACCGGGCCGCGATCGTCGGAGCGATGTCAACCGGCAAGGTCGAGGTGCGGCGCTATCTCGAGTCGGCCGACACCCGCTCGACGCTTCGGGCGATCGAGGCGCTCGGAGCGCATGTCGAGGAGTCGGAGTCCCCGCTCGGCGGCGCGATCGACGTCTCGATCGAGGGCGTCGGTCTGCGAGGCGCGCGCGGGGGCGAGCCTTCCGAGCCGCTGTCGATCGACGTCGGCAACGCCGGAACGCTGATGCGGCTCCTGCCGGGCTGGCTCGCCGGTCAGCCGGCCGGCTCGTGGAGCCTCGCCGGCGACGATTCGATAGCCCGGCGACCGGTCGACCGGATCACGCGCCCCCTGGGGGCGATGGGGGCGGAGCTCGAGGCGCGCGACGGTCGCCTTCCGCCGCTCGTGCTGAGTGGCACCGCGCTGCGCGGCATCCGCTACGAGCTGCCGGTCGCGAGTGCCCAGGTCAAGTCGTGCGTGCTGCTCGCGGGGCTCACGGCGGAGGGTCCGACGACAGTCGTCGAGCCGGTGCCGACCCGCGATCACACCGAGCGGATGCTGCGCGGCGCGGGCGTCCGGGTCACCGCGCGCGAGACGGGGACCGGGATCGCCGCGAGCGGTCGTCTGCCCGGCCGCGAGATCGTTCTCGAGCCACCCGAGCGAGTCGAGCTCGGCGCTGCCGACGTCCCGGGCGATCTGTCCTCGGCGGCGTTCGCGCTCTGTGGCGCGCTGATCGCGCGTCGCTCGGACGTCGTGATCGAGGATGTCGGGCTCAACCCGACCCGCGTCGGGCTGCTCGGGATCCTCAACCGCATGGGGGCCGTGATCGAGGTCGTCGAGAGCGTGGCCGGACCCGAGCCGATCGGCCGGATCCGGGCCCGCACCTCGGCACTGCGCGGGGTGCGGGTCGGCGCGTCGGAGGTCGCCTTGGCGATCGACGAGTTGCCTTTGATCGCGCTGCTCGGATGCTTCGCCGAGGGCGCGACCGTGGTCTCCGGCGCGGAGGAGCTCCGCCACAAGGAGTCCGACCGGATCGACACCGTGGTCGAGGCGATCGGCGCTCTCGGTGGCCGGATCGAGGCGCGCCCGGACGGCTTCAAGGTCGAGGGAACCGGCGGGATCGACGGCGGCACGATGCGCTCGTCGGGCGACCACCGCCTCGCGATGCTCGGGGCGGTCGCCGGCATGGCATCTCGCGACGGGGTCGAGGTCGTCGGCATGGACGCCTGCGAGGTCAGCTACCCCGGCTTCGAGAGCGACCTCGCGGCGCTCGTCGCGTGA
- the cmk gene encoding (d)CMP kinase — MVIAIDGPAGAGKSTVARAVAARLGFTYLDTGAMYRCVALAARRNDTSLDDEKALGLLARSIRLELDGERVALDGADVGEEIRTREVSDAASQVAVHPAVREAMVTLQRRQVETGGWVAEGRDIGTVVAPEAPLKIFLDASPEERARRRAAETGAELEATLADLIARDARDSARATGALAAARDSVRLDTTGLDADGVAERVVELARERGLTEAR; from the coding sequence ATGGTGATCGCAATCGATGGACCGGCGGGAGCCGGCAAGTCAACCGTCGCCCGCGCCGTGGCCGCGCGGCTCGGCTTCACGTACCTCGACACGGGCGCGATGTATCGCTGCGTCGCGCTCGCTGCTCGCCGCAACGACACCTCGCTCGACGACGAGAAGGCGCTCGGTCTGCTGGCACGCTCGATCAGACTCGAGCTCGACGGCGAGCGCGTAGCGCTCGACGGTGCCGACGTGGGCGAGGAGATCCGGACGCGCGAGGTCTCCGACGCCGCCTCACAGGTCGCGGTCCACCCGGCCGTCCGCGAGGCGATGGTGACGCTGCAACGCCGCCAGGTCGAGACGGGCGGCTGGGTCGCCGAGGGTCGCGACATCGGCACCGTCGTCGCCCCTGAGGCGCCGCTGAAGATCTTTCTCGACGCGAGCCCCGAGGAGCGCGCCCGCCGCCGCGCGGCCGAGACGGGGGCCGAGCTCGAGGCGACGCTCGCCGACCTCATCGCTCGCGACGCGCGCGACTCCGCGCGCGCCACCGGCGCGCTCGCCGCCGCTCGCGATTCCGTCCGTCTCGACACGACCGGGCTCGACGCCGACGGCGTCGCCGAGCGCGTCGTCGAGCTGGCGCGCGAGCGCGGATTGACGGAAGCGCGATGA